A region from the Arthrobacter roseus genome encodes:
- the pstC gene encoding phosphate ABC transporter permease subunit PstC translates to MSSNTLNSSGGGGRTGDRIFSGASLLAGCLILAVLFSVAVFLLVQALPTFSADPELVTGGEGFFNYIFPIVIGTVIAAGIAILLATPVGIGVALFISHYAPRRLSQGLGYVIDLLAAIPSVVYGAWGYAVLAPELAKIYDTLARTAGWIPIFEGPASQTGKTMLTAGIVLAVMVLPIITSLSREIFLQAPKLHEEAALALGATRWETIRMAVIPFARPGIISAVMLGLGRALGETMAVALVLSSGPLMASLIKSGNQTIAAEIALNFPEAFGLRLSELIAAGLVLFVITLAVNMVARWVISRHKEFSGAN, encoded by the coding sequence GTGTCGTCCAACACGTTGAACAGCTCAGGCGGGGGAGGCCGCACTGGAGATCGCATATTCTCCGGTGCATCGCTCCTCGCAGGGTGCCTTATCCTCGCTGTGCTGTTCAGTGTGGCGGTCTTTTTGCTCGTTCAGGCGCTACCGACCTTCAGCGCGGATCCCGAACTGGTGACAGGTGGCGAGGGGTTCTTCAACTACATCTTCCCCATTGTCATCGGAACGGTAATCGCCGCCGGGATCGCGATCCTGCTGGCAACACCGGTGGGTATTGGAGTGGCATTGTTCATCTCCCACTACGCTCCGCGCAGACTGTCTCAGGGCCTTGGCTACGTCATCGACCTGCTTGCAGCCATCCCATCCGTTGTCTATGGGGCGTGGGGCTACGCGGTGCTAGCGCCTGAACTGGCGAAAATCTATGACACCCTGGCGCGTACAGCGGGTTGGATCCCCATCTTTGAAGGACCCGCAAGCCAAACGGGGAAAACCATGCTGACCGCAGGGATAGTCCTCGCAGTCATGGTTCTGCCCATCATCACTTCCCTGAGCAGAGAGATCTTTCTGCAGGCACCCAAACTTCATGAAGAGGCGGCGCTGGCGCTCGGAGCCACCCGGTGGGAAACCATCCGGATGGCTGTTATACCGTTTGCGCGTCCCGGAATCATCAGTGCCGTCATGCTGGGCCTTGGACGCGCGCTCGGTGAAACCATGGCCGTGGCTCTGGTCCTGTCCTCGGGCCCGTTGATGGCATCCCTCATCAAATCCGGCAACCAGACCATCGCTGCGGAAATCGCCCTCAACTTTCCCGAGGCCTTTGGACTGCGGCTCAGTGAGCTCATTGCCGCGGGCCTGGTCCTGTTTGTCATCACCCTTGCGGTCAACATGGTGGCCCGCTGGGTCATCAGCCGCCACAAAGAATTCTCGGGAGCCAACTGA